The nucleotide window CCATGAGGTTTTATCATGCATCGTCTCGGTCTCCTGACATCGATAGGGTGGTTGCTGGCCCTGTTGCCGTTTATCGTTCTGGATGCGCGCTGCCGGTCGGGCAGCGAGCCCAAGCCGGCCGGCCGCGTCACATCGGCCCCCGCCGCCGCGCGGTCGCTCCAGGCTCGCGGCCAGTTCGAGGCGGACGGTGCGTCGATGCGCCGCGTCCATCCCCTGCGCATCGTGCCCCGCGCGCCGTCGAGGCTGCATCGGGTGGACGACGGAAGGTTTCAGCTGGTCGTCTGGTACGTCGATGGGACGACGGAGGCCGTCCGCTTTAATGCGCACATGGAGGGCGACTCCGATGCCGGCCCACGGATCTACGGCCCCTTTACCGTCGAAGTCGCTCTGAAAGAGGGCGTTCGGCTGGAACGGGTTGCGGTGACGAATGCCGGCGGAGACGTCGAATACACGGCATGGGAAGGGGATGCGGTACCGAACGATTGACACTTCTTGCCCCATGATCATCACATATCGAGAATCGACATGCGTAAGGTATCCGTTCGTCAGTTGCCGTTCCTGTTGCTCCTGGCCAGTGTGAGCGCAGGGTGCACCAATCCCGACATCTTCGTAGAGGACATCGAAGTCAATCAAGCCTTCCAAACGGGGGCAAACACCATCGACCTTGTTTCCGAGCGGGGGACTGCCGTTCGGGTGCGGGTAGGCGTAGCCGAGGGCGCGACGGCCGCCGGCATCACCGGAAGGCTCCACCTTCTTGTTAATGGCGTCGCCGTGACGCCGGCCGGAGGGATAACGCCGACCAACGCCCCGTTCACGGCGCCGGAAGCGGCGTTGTGGGACCGGAATAACGAAGCGCACACGTTGAATTTCGAAGTGCCGGCGGTGACCGGCGTCGCGGCGTCGGCGGATGTCGATGTGGTCGTCGACCTAAACCCGCTCGCCGGCGAACCCGACGCGACCAACAACTCGGGCTCGCTGGATAACCTGACCGCCCTTCAGCGCATCGTACCGAAGTTGTTTTATACTCGCATCAACTATACGCCGGCCGGGGCCGGGCTCCCGGCGCTGGCGGATATACAATCCGGGGTGGGGGATGTGTTTGTGCGTGGGATCTATCCGGTGAACGATGCGGACGTCAACCTGTACCGCGAAGGTCTTTTCCCGACGCTGACGTGGAATCAGGATGGCAACGGCAACGGCGCCGTCGACGATGTCGGCGAAAACAGCGACATCCTCGACTGGCTCGAATCCTGCCGGCAGTTGATCGTCGACCAGGACGGCGGCAACGGCGACGACATCTTTCTCTATGGATGGATTGCCGGCAACCCGATCTTGAGTAATGGGTGGGGGGTTACGGGGGGCCGCGTGGCGTTTGGCAACACTGATCATGTTCGTCACCAGCGTACGTATGCGCATGAGTTGGGGCACAACTTCGGATTAAGCCATAATTCGCGCACACTTGCCCCGGATGCCGGGTGGGATGTCGGCGCTCGCCTGGTGAATAATCCGGCCACGAACAATACAACCGGACGGGTCAAGCCATCTACGCTGAATGACATTATGCGGGGCGGCCAGTTAACAAATACCGCCTGGATTGATCAGACAACCTACGCCTTCTTCCTCGATCATGCCGTGCTTGATCCTTCGGGGGATCGCGAGGGCGACAAACGGTATACGGCCCGCGTCGTAGCCATCTCCGGGGTCTTGTCCGTTGATGGGACGCAGCTCGAACGCCTCAACCCGGCATTCCGCTACCCGTGGCTCTCGCAGCCGAGCCTGCCGTTCGCCGGCGGGGCCTTCGTGGCCGAGGTGGTCGACGACCAGGGTGGAGCCTGGAATGTGCCGTTCAGCGGACTGCTTGGGGACGACATGGATGACGATACGGAGGAGTATGGCTTCTTCAGCGTGCGGGTACGCGTGCCGGCGGATCGGGAGGTGGACGTGGTTCGCATCCGTCGGAATAGCGGCGAGGTGCTCGGCGAGATACGCCGGAGCCGTCCCCCGGTCCTGATCCTCGGGGAGGTTTCGACGGGCGAACAGCTCGCCGGCGTCGTGGAGATCAAATTCGCCGTCACCGACCCCGATACGCCGCTGGGTGATATCCGGGTGCAATTTGCGTACAGCTCGAACGCCGGCGCGACCTGGGTGCCCATCACGGTGAACGTGCCCGGCACGGACACCAGCGTGTTGTTCGACGCTTCCGAGATTGAGAATACGACGGATAACGGGGTAGGCCTGATCCGTGCGATGGCGAGTGACGGCCTGAACACGGTGGTCGTCGAGCGCCGCGGGTTTACGGTAACAGCCGGCCGCGTCAAACAGTAGCCGATCGGGCTCGCCGCGGCCGGCCTGTGTAGCGCTGACCAGTGTAGCGCATCGTGTACACTTCCCGCGCCGGCCGAGGTAAAGAGCCCTCGAAATTAAGCGATTCGTCAAACCTTCACGAAGCGGCACGATATGGGAAAGGCGGGAGCCATAGGCCACCCGCCTTTTTCATTTCTAGCGTATAAACCGCCATGTCCTCGTCACCCCTACCCTCGTCAATAAATGGCACTGTCACACTCGGGTTGTGCCTTTTGCTCTGGATCGGCTTTTTTGTAGTGGGCTCCGCCGTGCCCTCGGACAACCTGCTGCGCCATGTACTCAATGAGTACAATTCGCCCCTCAACCGGGCCGGCAATATGCTCGGGTTTGTGTTCACCTGGACGTGGAGCAACATCCTCTGGCTATGCTGTTTCGCCTCGCTGGTCGGGGAATATGGCCGGGGCAGCATGAGTGGCACCGCAGCGTTGCCCAGCGCGCCAGCGGCCATAGTGCGCGGTTTTTTTATCTTCCTCGCCATGGCCACCGGCCAGCTCGTGATCGTGGGCACGATTTCGTTGCCGCCGTCGCTCATCGAAAACGCCGGCATCACGGCGGACCCGAGTATCGTGAGCCCCGGGCAGTACTTTCGGATCGCGACGTTCTGCTCGTTCCTGAGCTTTTTTGTCGGGTTCAAGCCGAGTGTGTTCACCTCGTTTCTGTCGCGCGTGGAGCGGTTCGCGGGCGAGGAGGCGGCGAAGTGAAGAGCGTTATTTCGTTGAACGTTTGGGCGTTGAGAAATAACAAGCCCATTGCTTTACATTTAACGTTCCAACGATCAACGGAAAAACGTTCTCACCTATCACTCGCATGTCAATTCTCCGAGCCGCTACCGTCCAGTTTGAGCATAAAGCCGGCGACAAGCGGCATAATGTGGCCGTTATTGCCCGGTTTTGTGCGCAGGCGGCCGATGCCGGCGTGGCGATCGTCGTTTTCCCCGAGATGTGCATCACCGGGTACTGGCACGTGCACACGCTGGACCGCGACGCCGTCGCGGCCCTCGCCGAGCCGATCCCGGACGGCCCGTCAACCCGGGAGCTGCTGGAACTGGCGCGGCGGTACAACATGATCGTCTGCGCCGGCCTCATTGAACAGGCGCCGGACGGGCGGATGCACAATGCCTACGCCGTGTGTCTGCCGGACGGCGGGGTTCACGTGCACCGGAAGCTGCACACGTTTGTGAGCGAACACCTGACCAGCGGCGATCAATACACGGTCTTTGATACCCCGCTGGGCGTTCGATTCGGCGTGCTTACGTGCTGGGACAATAACCTCGTCGAGAACGTCCGCATTACGGCCTTGCGTGGCGCCACGGTGTTGATCGCGCCGCATCAGACGGGCGGGACGGCGTCGCGGAGCCCCCATGCGCTGGGGCGGATCGACCCGGCGCTGTGGCACGGTCGGTTTAATAACCCTGCGGCGATCGAGGCGGAGTTACGGGGTCCGAAGGGGCGTGAATGGCTGATGCGCTGGCTGCCATCGCGCGCACACGATAACGGGCTCTTTATCCTGTTCAGCAACGGGGTGGGGATGGATGGCGACGAGGTGCGCACGGGGGGCGCGATGATTATCGACTGTTACGGCCGGATTGTCGACGAGGCGCGGGCGGCGGCGGATGCCATGGTGGTGGCCGATCTGGACCTGAGCCTGATCCCGTTGTCGACAGGCCGTCGCTGGATCCGCGGCCGCCGGCCGGAGCTGTACGGCGAACTCACGCAGCCGCTCGGCTCGGAAGTGGATCCCCGGACGGCTCGATTCTCCGACACGCCTACGTCCTGAGTAGGAAGAAAAGGCTGCCGGCCGGCGGCACGTATTTCCTCATCCTAGGAGGACAATGGCCTGGATGGGCTTAAAAAGACCTATCCCTATCTGGCACGCCGATAGCTTGGAGCCCAATCATCGCATCAAGCCTACGATAGTTTATCTACGCTAGTCCAGGTAGGTAAAAGAACAGCCCGGCCCCGTAAGGTCGGGCTGTTCTTGTTTTTGGGAGCGTCACATCGTTAAGATGCGTGGTGCAACATCCGATACCTCTTTGTAACCGCAAAGGTTAAGCCTGAGGCGTGGTATACAGGGTAATGGGTCCCCCTGTATGACGCGCTTCAGGTTTTTTTTATGGTTGGCCGGCTCGAATGAACGAGATCTCCACAGACCTTCCGGTTGTCTATCCGGCGGGGCGCTCCTATTTTTCGGGCTGTTTCGAAGCGGCCGGGCGTGGGAGCCCCGCGGCGGTATCTTATCCTAAATCCTATCGCAATTGAGTCACCCTGCGCTGACCATTCGGCATTTGCAGACCTACGACGAGATCGTTGCCTGCCGCGACGTGCAGCAGGAGACCTGGGGAGAGGCCTTTGTCGATCTCGTGCCGCCCTCGCTGCTGGTGGTGACGCAGAAGATCGGAGGCATCCTCGCCGGCGCGTTCACCGAGGCGAACGAACTTGTGGCGTTTGTGTATGGCGTGCCGGGGCTGCGCAACGGTGAGGATATTCACTGGTCGCACATGATGGCCGTTCGCCCCGCGTACCGTGGCTCCGGCATCGGGCGGGATCTGAAGCTGTTCCAGCGCGAGTTCGTCCTGAGCCAGGGCATCCGGCGGATCCACTGGACCTACGACCCCCTCGAAGCGCTCAACGCGAACCTGAATCTGAATCGGCTGGGGGCGTTTCCGGAGGAGTATGTGCGGGATCTGTACGGCGATGGGTCGTCGAGCATCCTGCACTCGACCATCGGGACGGATCGGTATGTGGTGACCTGGCATTTGCTGGAGGAGGATCGCCTGGCCCATCGCGCGAAGTTCGAGGACGCCGGCGTGCTGGCCGATCTGCCCGTCGTGAACGACGCCGAGGCGATACGAGACTACCACGCCGTCCGCGTCGAAATCCCCGTGCACATCCAGCACGTGAAGAAGCAATCGGCCGACCTTGCCCGCGCCTGGCGGCAATCCACTCGAAAAGCCCTGGAGCTGTACCTCGGCGCCGGCTTCGGCGTCGTCGGCTATTACCAGGACCCCGAGTCGAAGCGCTGCTACTACATCCTCGCCCGGCCTCGTTGACCACCGACTCGATCTCTCGTTCTCTCGTTGCCCGTTTTTCCTTTTTCCTTTACCCTTTTTCCTTTCCCCATGACCCCAGCCCCTTTCCACCTCAAACGCATCACCCTCCGCGAAATCCATCTCCCCCTGGTAGAACCCTTCGCGATTTCCTCGGGCACCGAGACCGTCCGCCGCATCACCCTCGTCGAGATGGAGGATGGCGACGGCGTGAC belongs to Rhodothermales bacterium and includes:
- a CDS encoding nitrilase family protein — translated: MSILRAATVQFEHKAGDKRHNVAVIARFCAQAADAGVAIVVFPEMCITGYWHVHTLDRDAVAALAEPIPDGPSTRELLELARRYNMIVCAGLIEQAPDGRMHNAYAVCLPDGGVHVHRKLHTFVSEHLTSGDQYTVFDTPLGVRFGVLTCWDNNLVENVRITALRGATVLIAPHQTGGTASRSPHALGRIDPALWHGRFNNPAAIEAELRGPKGREWLMRWLPSRAHDNGLFILFSNGVGMDGDEVRTGGAMIIDCYGRIVDEARAAADAMVVADLDLSLIPLSTGRRWIRGRRPELYGELTQPLGSEVDPRTARFSDTPTS
- a CDS encoding GNAT family N-acetyltransferase, whose amino-acid sequence is MSHPALTIRHLQTYDEIVACRDVQQETWGEAFVDLVPPSLLVVTQKIGGILAGAFTEANELVAFVYGVPGLRNGEDIHWSHMMAVRPAYRGSGIGRDLKLFQREFVLSQGIRRIHWTYDPLEALNANLNLNRLGAFPEEYVRDLYGDGSSSILHSTIGTDRYVVTWHLLEEDRLAHRAKFEDAGVLADLPVVNDAEAIRDYHAVRVEIPVHIQHVKKQSADLARAWRQSTRKALELYLGAGFGVVGYYQDPESKRCYYILARPR